TCGGTTGCCGGTTGATGGCGTTAACCAGCGGGCGCAGCAGTGTGTTGGCGGCCAGCACCAGCAAAGCGGTGAGGATGGCGGCATCCAGTTGCCGGGCACCGGCGGCGGCACCTGCCGCAGCCGAGCCCCAGAGCGTAGCGGCCGTGTTCAGGCCGCGCACGTTCAGACCTTCTTTCATGATGGCGCCTGCGCCCAGAAAACCGACGCCAGACACCACGTACGCCACGACGCGGATGGCGCCGCCCGCACCATCCAGCCGGAAAGCCATATCGACGAAGGCCGCAGCGCCAACGGCCACCAGCGTGTTCGTGCGTAAACCCGCAGTGCGCTGGCGGAACTGGCGTTCGTAGCCAATGATGGTGCCCAGAATAAACGCCACGACGAGCGCAACAATGGATTGGGCGAAATGCGGTAGATCAAAAGTGAAAACACTGAACATGGGTTCTCCTTGCCGTGGTCTGCGCACCATACGCACCGAGCACGACAAAATTGCGACGGCACTTTCAGTCAGCCCGAATGGACAATCCATTCAGTATGAGAAAGTGCGTTGAGCAAAGCAGGTGATTTACATCATCTGCCATGATTAACATTTAAATCGCAATGCGCTGATAGATAAGCGCGCAAGAACTAGCAGAGCGCACCGTCTCGCCGGGCGGCGGGACGATGACCAGAATTGGGCAGGGTCCAGCCGGATCAGCTAACAGGCAAAGCGAAACCGGAAAATATCTGGATATCCAAAGGGGTAGCCCCGAAAAGGAAAACGGCGCGATGGTAAATTCGCGCCGTACTGGCTGTCAACCTTGCTGGGGCAGATTGGTTATCCGACCCGCCGCAGCAAGGGATTATTGAATGAACTTGCTGGCGATCCAGAACAGACCTGCCGCCAGGCCCATTGCTGCGGGCAGCGTCAGTACCCAGGCCAGCAGGATGTTACGGATGGTCGAGCCCTGCAGGCCGGAGCGATTGGCCAGCATGGTGCCCGCTACGCCAGAAGACAGCACATGCGTGGTCGATACGGGTAGACCGAAAATATTGGCAATGCCAATTGATACCGCGGCGGTAATCTGCGCCGACATACCCTGAGCGTAAGTCATGCCTTGTTTGCCGATCTTCTCGCCCACGGTCTGCACCACGCGACGCCAGCCGATCATTGTGCCGACGCCCAGCGCCATGGCCACGGCCAGAATTACCCAGTAGGGCGAGTATTCGGTGGTCGCTGTCAGGTCTTTACGCAACTTTGAGAGGTCTGATTTTTCTGCCGAATCAATGCTTTTCATCGAGCCGACTTTCTTGGCGGTATCGTCCAGACAAAGCAAATTACGGCGCACGCGGTTGCGTGCTTCCGGCGTGATGTCACGATAAGATTGCACGCTGTCGAGCGTGGACAGCAGATCGGCAATCATCGGCTCGGTCATTTGCGGATCACATTTGTACTTGGCCGGCAGCTCGGCAGCAGGGGCTTTGCCTAACGCCAGATATTCGCCCAGCGATGCGTTATTGCGCTGATAGAACTGACGCAAGTGAATGGATGCATCGCGTGTGCGTTCAATCTGGTAAGCCGTGGCATCCAGATCAACCACAAACTTGGCGGGCACGATGCCGATCAGCACCAACATGATCAAGCCAATGCCTTTCTGGCCGTCATTGGAACCGTGAGCAAAACTGACCGCCAGCGCCGAAACCACCAGTACCAGACGAGTCCAGAACGGCGGATGCTTTTTGCCGTCAACCAGTTTGCGTTGCTCCGGATTCTTGTGCATGCCCGATAAGGGGCGCAGTTTTTTCAGAATAATCAACAACAAACCGGCAATCACCACACCCACAATCGGCGAAATGATCAGCGACAGGCCGATTTCCACGACCTTGCCCCAATTGATGCCGTCATGAATCGAGGTATTCGTCAGCACCGCGTTGGTCAGACCTACGCCGAGGATCGAACCGATGAGGGTGTGCGAACTGGAGGCCGGCAAGCCCAGATACCAGGTGCCCAGGTTCCACAAAATGGCCGACGCCAGCAGGGCGAACACCATCACCAAACCGTGGCTGGTGCTCACGTTGATCAGCAAATCAACCGGCAGCAAATGGACGATGGCATAAGCCACACCCAAACCGCCGAGCAGCACACCGCCGAAATTGAAAATACCGGACAAGACCACCGCCAGATGTGGCGGCATGGATTTGGTATAGATCACGGTAGCCACCGCATTGGCGGTGTCATGAAAGCCGTTAATGAATTCGAAAGTCAGGACAAACAACAGCGCCAGCGCAAGGCTGATCGCCACATGAACCGGAATACCGCTAAAAAGATCGGGCATCAGAAGGAGGGGCTTGAAGGCAGGATGGGCCGGATTATCTCAGAATCCGGCCCCGATGAGTGACGTACATTACTAAATATATTGCGCAATTATGACGAACAAGAGACCGATAAGCTGGCCGCCCAGTCCGGCGGCGCGGCGGCATAGTCAGCATATTCAGGTTGTTCAGCGAAAGGTTGGGACAAGCAATCGTGCAGGCGCTGCATCTCGCTGAAGTCGCCTTGTTGGGCTTTGCGGATGGCGATTTCGGCCAGGTGATTGCGCAAAATGTACTTCGGATTGGCCGCGCGGGCGCGTTCCTGAATGACTGCAACCGCATCGCCCGTGGCTGCTACCCGCTCGCGATAGTCAGTTAGCCACTGGTCAAAGGCTTCGCGATCCACAAAGCGATCACGCAACGCCGGGCATGGGTGCGCATCCTGCAATCCCAGGGATGCCAGGTCACGCCAGAAGTTGGTCCAGTCGGTGCGCCCGGCTTGCAGCAGATTAAACAGCGTGGTCAACAAACCCCAATCTTCATCGCGCCAGTCCGGCAAGCCCAGCTTGGACTGAAATTGTGCGGCAAAGGCGGTTTCGAACAGGTCTTGAAAAGTATGCAAAGCAGCGATGGCTGCTTCGCGATCCAGCAACGGCAATAACGCCTGAGCCAGCGTCTGCAGATTCCATAAAGCGATTTGTGGCTGCTGGTTATAAGCGTAGCGGCCACTTTCATCGGAATGATTGCAGATATGGCCCGCGTCAAAGCCGTCCATAAAGCCAAATGGGCCGTAATCCAGGGTCAGACCAAGAATCGACATATTGTCGGTATTCATTACGCCATGACAAAAGCCGACTGCTTGCCAATGCGCCAGCAAGGTGGCGGTACGGGCAATCACGACTTCCAGCAGTGCCAACGCAGGCGAGGCCGCGTCTGCGCATTCTGGATAGAAATGTTCGATGGTCCAGTCGACCAGTGTGCGCAACCCTTCATGATCGCCGTGATGGCAATAGAATTCGAAATGACCGAAACGCACGAAGGTGGGGGCGACGCGTGCCACCACGGCGGCGGTTTCCCGGGTCTCGCGCCAGATGGCTTCGGGCGATGCCGTCATCGCCAACGCCCGGGTAGTGGGAATGCCCAAGCCGTACATGGCTTCAGAGCACAGGTATTCGCGAATGCTGGAACGCAAAACCGCGCGGCCATCGGCGCGCCGGGACCACGGCGTAGGGCCGGCGCCTTTAAGCTGGATTTCTTGCACAATGCCATTGCGGTCTTTGACTTCCGCAATCAGAATCGCCCGCCCATCGCCCAATTGCTGAACGTAAACCCCGAACTGATGCCCGCAGTACACGCTGGCCAGTGGCTCGCTACCAGGAATCAGTAAATTGCCGGTCAGGTAGTCCGTTAATCCGACATGTGCGTTTGTATCAGGATCAAGTCCCAGTTGTGCGGCCAGCGGCGCGTTCCAGATTGCCAGAACCGGCTCGGCTAATGGCGTGGGTGCAACCTTGGCGAAAAAGCGCTCCGGCAAGAGCTGGAAGCGGGGAGTTAGCGCAAGTCGGGCAAAAGTGTCGTTCACGTTTTACAATCCAGTGTTTGTCGGATGTGTCCGGCATGTATCCGGTTTAATTGTTGAGTTGTTTTGTCGGGTATTATATCACCCAAAACGACCAAGCCATCCCAGGAGAGGTGTGCGTTGAGCGAGAAAGCACCGGTCACCGCGGCGATTCGCATGCTGCGCCAGCATAAAGCGTCTTATACCGAGCACTTATACGACTACGAAGAAAAAGGCGGCACGACAGTCTCGGCCCGTGAATTGGGCGTGCCAGAACACGCCGTCATCAAAACCTTGATCATGGAAGACGAAGCAAAGCAGCCCATGGTGGTGTTGATGCATGGCGATTGCGAAGTCTCTACCAAAAATCTGGCGCGGCTACTGCACAAGAAAACCATCCACCCCTGTTCGCCGGATATCGCCAACAAGCATTCGGGATATATGGTGGGCGGGACATCGCCGTTTGGCACGCGCAAGCCGATGCCGGTGTACATGGAAAGCAGCATTTTGGCGCTGGAACGAATTTATCTGAATGGCGGAAAACGCGGATTTCTGGTGGGAATTGCGCCTGCCGTTGCCCAAGACATTTTGCAGCCCGTACTGGTCGATGTGGCCATCGCCCGTGGCGAAAGCCACTAAGACCAGCAAACGCCGGAACGCATCCGGCAAGCACATTCCAGCTTAAGGAATGGCTAATAAGCACAGAACATAATCTCACTTTTTCAGCAAAGGCATCAGCATGGGGCATCGCTTAAGCAAGATCACCACTCGCACCGGAGACGACGGCAGCACCGGACTGGGGGATGGCTCCCGTGTTGCCAAGGATCACCTGCGCATTCATGTGCTGGGAGAGGTGGATGAGCTGAATTCGCAAATTGGGGTAGTGCTAGCGGAGGATTTGCCGGCTATTGCCAGCGAGTGCCTGGTGCTGGTGCAGCATGACTTGTTCGATCTGGGGGGCGAGTTGTGCATACCCGGTCGCGTCGCCTTGGGCGAAGCGCATCTATTGCGGCTGGAAGAGGCCGTCGAACAGTTCAACTCACAGCTATCGCCACTCAAGGAATTCATCCTGCCGGGTGGTACGCGCGCAGCGGCAGCCTTGCATGTTGCCCGCTGCATTGCTCGCCGCGCTGAGCGAGCACTGGTTACGCTGCGGGCCGCCGAGGAGGGTATCTCGGAGAACTCGCTGCGATATCTGAACCGATTGTCGGACCTGCTGTTTGTGATGGCACGCATTGCCAACCAGCACGGCGGCACCGGTGACGTGCTGTGGCAGCCGGGCCTTAATGCTCAGGCCATGGACTGATCCCTTGTACCCATTCATGATTTTCTTTTGTCCTGGTCCGCTGCATGCGTGATTTGAATCTTTCGTCTTTACGCTCGGCGGGCGACGCAGCGCATCGCCTACCCATTGTGTCCGGTCTGGTGCTGTTGGCATTTGTATTGGCCTGGCTATTGCCTGGTCTGGTGGGGCATGAACCCTGGAAACCTGACGAGGGCTACACCTTTGGTCTGGTTGAAAATATCGTCAAAACCGGTGACTGGGTTGTGCCAACGCTGGCCGGTGAGCCTTTCATGGAAAAGCCGCCCATTTTCTTTGTGACGGCGGCGTATTTCTTGCAAGCGTTTGGCGGCTGGATGCCGCTACACGATGCGGCTCGTCTGGCTTCGGGCTTCTGGCTGGTGATCGCCATGGTCGGGATCGCACTGGCGACACGGCAGATGTTTGGCAAAGGCTCCGGGCGCTGGGCCATCTTTTTGTTGCTCGGCTGCATTGGTTTGCCATTGCGTGCGCACCAACTCATTACTGATACCGCGCTGTTCGCGGGCGTGGCATGGGGCATCTGCGGGCTGACCTATGCCCTGAGTCGGCCAATCTGGGGTGGCATCATGTTGGGGCTGGGCGGTACGGTCTCATTCCTGTCCAAAGGGCTGCTCGGGCCGGGATGTCTCGGGCTTACCGCAATTTTGCTACCGGTGTTGCTGCCCGCTTTTCGTAATTCGCGCTATGCCAAAGCGATTGTATTAAGCGTGATTGTGGGTGCGCCGTTGCCGGTGCTGTGGATGTTTCGGCTGTATACCCGTAATCCCGAACTGTTCCAGGTCTGGTTTCGCATCAACAACTTTGGCCGCTTTAATGGCACGGCCCACCTTGGCCCGGCGGCCACACCTTTCTTTTATCTCAAGACGTTGCCTTGGTATGCCTTTCCCGCCTTACCGCTGACATTGTGGGGGTTCTGGCGTGCATCTCGCGGCGCGGTTCATCTGGATGCCGTCAAAGTTGCGCCAGCGGTACTGTGCTTTCTGGTGAGCTTTGGCGTGCTGGTGATCGCATCCGATGCCCGCGAGCTGTACGCCATGCCGTTACTGGCGCCGTTGGCCATGCTGGGGGTGGCCGGTCTGGTGGAATATCGCGAGCCTGATCGTGGCTGGAGCGCTATCTCGATTCTGGTCACGGTACTTGCGTTGATACTGATGGGTTTGCTGCTAACGACTGGCTATGCCTTGTCGACAGGCGAGCCTCACGCCTTGACGACGCTGCTGACGCATCGTTTGTTTGTAGGCTGGATGCCTGCCTGGCACCCCGCCAACTGGGTGGCGTACGGCGCATTGCTGCTGGTGATCGTCATGCTTTGGCGCCGTGTGCCGCGTGGCCTGCCTGCGGGCTTCGTCTGGCGGTGGTCGTTGCTGATTGTGATGACGTGGGGCGGGATTGCAACGCTGTGGTTGCCCGCGCTCGATTTTGGCATGCGTTACCGCGAAGTGTTCATGACACTCAAGCCCGAATTATCAAGGTTGAACGATAAAGGCGAGTGCGTGGCCAGCTTGTGGCTGGGCGAGC
This genomic interval from Silvimonas soli contains the following:
- a CDS encoding MgtC/SapB family protein — protein: MFSVFTFDLPHFAQSIVALVVAFILGTIIGYERQFRQRTAGLRTNTLVAVGAAAFVDMAFRLDGAGGAIRVVAYVVSGVGFLGAGAIMKEGLNVRGLNTAATLWGSAAAGAAAGARQLDAAILTALLVLAANTLLRPLVNAINRQPISDSSSEVTWQLHVVVDGDQQKHALALIDALLDQAQYPLSDMDIEPFGDDDVELTATLLATSANSAQLEKIAQRLSTQPYIKQAYWNSSTME
- a CDS encoding inorganic phosphate transporter gives rise to the protein MPDLFSGIPVHVAISLALALLFVLTFEFINGFHDTANAVATVIYTKSMPPHLAVVLSGIFNFGGVLLGGLGVAYAIVHLLPVDLLINVSTSHGLVMVFALLASAILWNLGTWYLGLPASSSHTLIGSILGVGLTNAVLTNTSIHDGINWGKVVEIGLSLIISPIVGVVIAGLLLIILKKLRPLSGMHKNPEQRKLVDGKKHPPFWTRLVLVVSALAVSFAHGSNDGQKGIGLIMLVLIGIVPAKFVVDLDATAYQIERTRDASIHLRQFYQRNNASLGEYLALGKAPAAELPAKYKCDPQMTEPMIADLLSTLDSVQSYRDITPEARNRVRRNLLCLDDTAKKVGSMKSIDSAEKSDLSKLRKDLTATTEYSPYWVILAVAMALGVGTMIGWRRVVQTVGEKIGKQGMTYAQGMSAQITAAVSIGIANIFGLPVSTTHVLSSGVAGTMLANRSGLQGSTIRNILLAWVLTLPAAMGLAAGLFWIASKFIQ
- a CDS encoding protein adenylyltransferase SelO, whose amino-acid sequence is MNDTFARLALTPRFQLLPERFFAKVAPTPLAEPVLAIWNAPLAAQLGLDPDTNAHVGLTDYLTGNLLIPGSEPLASVYCGHQFGVYVQQLGDGRAILIAEVKDRNGIVQEIQLKGAGPTPWSRRADGRAVLRSSIREYLCSEAMYGLGIPTTRALAMTASPEAIWRETRETAAVVARVAPTFVRFGHFEFYCHHGDHEGLRTLVDWTIEHFYPECADAASPALALLEVVIARTATLLAHWQAVGFCHGVMNTDNMSILGLTLDYGPFGFMDGFDAGHICNHSDESGRYAYNQQPQIALWNLQTLAQALLPLLDREAAIAALHTFQDLFETAFAAQFQSKLGLPDWRDEDWGLLTTLFNLLQAGRTDWTNFWRDLASLGLQDAHPCPALRDRFVDREAFDQWLTDYRERVAATGDAVAVIQERARAANPKYILRNHLAEIAIRKAQQGDFSEMQRLHDCLSQPFAEQPEYADYAAAPPDWAASLSVSCSS
- the ybaK gene encoding Cys-tRNA(Pro) deacylase, translating into MSEKAPVTAAIRMLRQHKASYTEHLYDYEEKGGTTVSARELGVPEHAVIKTLIMEDEAKQPMVVLMHGDCEVSTKNLARLLHKKTIHPCSPDIANKHSGYMVGGTSPFGTRKPMPVYMESSILALERIYLNGGKRGFLVGIAPAVAQDILQPVLVDVAIARGESH
- a CDS encoding cob(I)yrinic acid a,c-diamide adenosyltransferase produces the protein MGHRLSKITTRTGDDGSTGLGDGSRVAKDHLRIHVLGEVDELNSQIGVVLAEDLPAIASECLVLVQHDLFDLGGELCIPGRVALGEAHLLRLEEAVEQFNSQLSPLKEFILPGGTRAAAALHVARCIARRAERALVTLRAAEEGISENSLRYLNRLSDLLFVMARIANQHGGTGDVLWQPGLNAQAMD
- a CDS encoding ArnT family glycosyltransferase yields the protein MRDLNLSSLRSAGDAAHRLPIVSGLVLLAFVLAWLLPGLVGHEPWKPDEGYTFGLVENIVKTGDWVVPTLAGEPFMEKPPIFFVTAAYFLQAFGGWMPLHDAARLASGFWLVIAMVGIALATRQMFGKGSGRWAIFLLLGCIGLPLRAHQLITDTALFAGVAWGICGLTYALSRPIWGGIMLGLGGTVSFLSKGLLGPGCLGLTAILLPVLLPAFRNSRYAKAIVLSVIVGAPLPVLWMFRLYTRNPELFQVWFRINNFGRFNGTAHLGPAATPFFYLKTLPWYAFPALPLTLWGFWRASRGAVHLDAVKVAPAVLCFLVSFGVLVIASDARELYAMPLLAPLAMLGVAGLVEYREPDRGWSAISILVTVLALILMGLLLTTGYALSTGEPHALTTLLTHRLFVGWMPAWHPANWVAYGALLLVIVMLWRRVPRGLPAGFVWRWSLLIVMTWGGIATLWLPALDFGMRYREVFMTLKPELSRLNDKGECVASLWLGEPQRALLDYYTHYRTLRLESSAAGWSCHWLLIQSRHDQLPDVAHGVQPAFVAARPGDFNERYMLFQFPQTIRQIWPDDDMRPDPREAK